Proteins from a genomic interval of Blastocatellia bacterium:
- a CDS encoding TonB-dependent receptor, with protein MRGSATTELLTSLPIAGIRSFDSFAFLVPGVLLAPQSIGNTGPSIGSGVGTTGQFSVNGQRARNNNFTIDGSDNNDQDVGIRRQGFTSSIPQTIESITEFQITTLLADTEAGRNTGGQVNVVSRTGKANFHGEFYNFFTDSALNARDFFDINIAALTNNPDQKKNAFTRNQFGGNFGFPLIKNRLAFFAAFEHQDLNQNKLLNFAVPTLNERNQAFSFAQRFLGMVSPLGRDALALYPLPNNVGGAYGANTFSKITPANGDGTVFSLRLDDQLNLLGKNNTLTLRYNFTDDDSRIPAIAESLNSSLDALVRTQNLAITLNTEISQLTANQLRFSYGRTSLSFNEVAGSPFIFQTSPTFPDVNGDGKDDGRSGPLGRLNISPFSPIGVDTLTFPQGRANNTFQFADTFIISFSKHTVKFGIDLRRVQLNSFLDRGYRAQLTFNSNVLLDINRATLFSQSGADFAAIGAPSDVFQTLAVTPDSTIALRFTETSFFIQDNFQLNKRINLNYGLRYELNSVPTDATGRIEQALRQDPNNLPFGFANGFAQAGFLLAFNAQNQAFDGRNKIYQVDKNNFAPRVGIAWDLTGDGRTALRAGYGLFYDQILGNIVSQSRNLFPSFVPVNLGITQFSTSNLATNPAFFTFTLPNQPRQFLIAPNTINTLNASNSQVGSVLGALFGTNSIFALAFTLPAKNLRTPYVNQYSVSLERNFADKYVASLSYVGTNGSKLLRFRAPNGGQFVPLALLRAGATSSLLSLLRNSQRPTVGLGAITMFDNSATSNYHSLQASFMRRFSDSVGFQAAYTYSHAIDDVSDLFDIAGTSVFAQDEIVRHEGFKAERGNASFDTRHRFTLAGVYQVPSTIKLLSNIELSGIITLQTGQPFTVITSLDINQDGNRTDRLNTLQGLILSENGRNRIKLAPNTVPTSLLARFITTNPQNGAVGRNTFRAAGVGSVDLAVQKTIAIKETSLKLRLEAFNLFNRTHFAIPVRVLEAPSFGSSVATSLPARILQIAVRYSF; from the coding sequence TTGCGTGGTAGTGCGACAACAGAACTTCTTACATCACTTCCAATTGCAGGAATTAGAAGTTTTGATAGCTTTGCTTTTCTAGTCCCAGGGGTTTTACTAGCACCTCAAAGCATTGGGAACACCGGCCCCAGCATTGGCTCAGGTGTTGGTACAACAGGGCAATTTTCTGTTAATGGTCAAAGAGCTAGAAATAATAATTTTACTATTGATGGGTCAGATAATAATGATCAAGATGTTGGCATTCGTCGCCAAGGATTTACTAGCAGCATTCCACAAACTATTGAAAGTATTACAGAATTTCAAATTACTACCTTGCTTGCTGATACTGAAGCAGGTCGCAACACTGGCGGACAAGTGAATGTGGTTTCTCGGACAGGAAAAGCTAATTTTCATGGTGAGTTTTATAACTTTTTTACTGATTCAGCCCTTAATGCTCGTGATTTTTTTGATATAAATATAGCCGCTTTAACAAATAATCCTGATCAGAAGAAAAATGCTTTTACTCGCAACCAATTTGGAGGAAATTTTGGTTTTCCGCTAATAAAAAACCGGCTAGCTTTTTTTGCTGCTTTTGAACATCAGGATTTGAATCAAAATAAGTTGCTAAATTTTGCTGTCCCAACCTTAAACGAGCGTAACCAAGCTTTTAGCTTTGCACAACGATTTTTGGGGATGGTTAGCCCTTTAGGACGTGATGCTCTAGCACTTTATCCGCTACCTAATAATGTTGGTGGTGCTTATGGAGCAAATACTTTTTCTAAAATTACTCCTGCTAACGGAGATGGGACGGTTTTTTCACTTAGACTTGATGACCAATTAAATTTATTAGGCAAAAATAATACTCTAACCTTACGCTATAATTTTACTGATGATGATAGTCGTATTCCTGCTATAGCGGAAAGTCTAAATTCAAGCCTAGATGCTTTGGTTAGAACTCAGAATTTAGCAATTACACTTAATACAGAAATAAGCCAACTTACAGCAAATCAACTTCGCTTTTCCTATGGTCGTACATCGCTTAGTTTTAATGAAGTTGCGGGTAGTCCATTTATTTTTCAGACCTCACCAACATTTCCTGATGTTAATGGTGATGGAAAAGATGATGGTCGAAGTGGCCCACTTGGACGGCTAAACATATCTCCTTTTAGCCCAATAGGGGTTGATACATTAACTTTTCCTCAAGGACGGGCTAATAATACCTTTCAGTTTGCTGATACTTTTATAATTTCTTTTAGTAAACATACGGTTAAATTTGGGATAGATCTGCGACGAGTACAACTTAATAGCTTTTTAGACCGAGGCTACCGCGCACAACTAACTTTTAATTCTAATGTTTTGTTAGACATCAACCGAGCTACGCTTTTTTCACAATCTGGAGCAGATTTTGCGGCTATAGGTGCGCCGTCTGATGTCTTCCAAACGCTAGCCGTGACTCCAGATTCAACAATTGCGCTACGTTTTACAGAAACAAGCTTTTTTATCCAAGATAATTTTCAACTAAACAAGCGAATAAACTTAAATTATGGTCTTCGTTATGAGCTTAATAGCGTTCCAACCGATGCAACAGGGCGAATTGAGCAAGCATTAAGACAAGATCCAAATAATTTACCCTTTGGATTTGCTAATGGATTTGCTCAAGCAGGTTTTTTGCTAGCTTTTAATGCTCAAAACCAGGCTTTTGATGGCAGAAATAAGATTTATCAAGTAGATAAAAACAATTTTGCTCCTCGAGTTGGTATTGCTTGGGACTTAACCGGCGATGGTCGGACGGCTTTAAGGGCTGGTTATGGGCTATTTTATGATCAAATCTTAGGTAATATTGTTAGTCAATCTCGGAATCTTTTTCCAAGTTTTGTACCTGTAAATTTAGGCATAACCCAGTTTTCTACCAGTAACTTAGCAACTAATCCAGCATTTTTTACTTTTACTTTGCCTAATCAGCCAAGGCAATTTTTAATTGCTCCAAATACTATAAACACGCTAAATGCTAGCAATTCTCAAGTAGGTTCTGTGCTAGGTGCTTTGTTTGGAACAAATAGCATTTTTGCATTAGCCTTTACTTTACCAGCTAAAAACCTTCGCACACCCTATGTTAATCAATATTCTGTGTCCTTAGAGCGTAATTTTGCTGATAAATATGTTGCAAGTCTTTCATATGTTGGGACAAATGGAAGCAAATTATTACGTTTTCGCGCTCCTAATGGTGGGCAGTTTGTTCCTTTAGCTCTACTTAGAGCAGGTGCAACTAGCAGTTTGCTATCTTTACTAAGAAATAGCCAACGTCCAACAGTCGGGCTAGGTGCAATTACTATGTTTGATAACTCAGCCACTTCTAATTATCACTCACTACAAGCATCTTTTATGCGTCGTTTTAGTGATAGTGTTGGATTTCAGGCTGCTTATACCTATTCACATGCAATTGATGATGTCTCGGATCTATTTGATATTGCAGGCACTTCTGTCTTTGCTCAAGATGAAATAGTCCGTCATGAAGGATTTAAGGCCGAACGCGGCAACGCTAGCTTTGATACTCGTCATCGTTTTACTTTAGCAGGGGTTTATCAAGTTCCTAGCACTATTAAATTATTGTCAAATATTGAGTTATCAGGAATTATTACTCTACAAACTGGACAACCATTTACCGTAATAACTAGCCTAGATATCAACCAAGATGGCAACCGAACCGACCGGCTTAACACTTTGCAGGGCTTAATTTTGTCTGAAAATGGTCGCAATCGAATAAAACTTGCTCCAAACACTGTACCAACTAGCCTACTTGCACGCTTTATTACAACTAACCCTCAAAATGGAGCAGTTGGACGTAACACTTTTCGTGCTGCTGGAGTTGGAAGTGTAGATTTAGCCGTCCAAAAAACGATTGCAATCAAAGAAACTAGCTTAAAACTCCGGTTAGAAGCCTTTAATTTATTTAATCGAACACATTTTGCTATTCCTGTAAGAGTTTTAGAAGCACCAAGTTTTGGCTCATCGGTTGCAACGTCCTTGCCAGCAAGAATATTACAAATAGCCGTGCGTTATTCATTCTAA
- a CDS encoding galactosyldiacylglycerol synthase has translation MIKVYNAENGDFIGKINEEQHELLIDKLEEENSKNDTYYIDGNTIDYLTDTGADEDLLELLKTGLAEDEGIQLYIEDEDSSIAK, from the coding sequence ATGATAAAAGTTTATAATGCTGAAAATGGGGACTTTATAGGCAAAATTAATGAAGAACAACATGAACTTTTAATAGATAAATTAGAAGAAGAAAATAGTAAAAATGATACTTACTATATAGATGGTAATACTATAGACTATTTAACAGACACCGGAGCAGATGAAGATTTACTTGAGTTGCTAAAAACAGGTTTAGCCGAAGATGAAGGTATACAGCTTTATATTGAAGATGAAGATTCCTCTATTGCTAAGTAA
- a CDS encoding leucine-rich repeat domain-containing protein, with translation MTSKTAQELINEAKETKARKLNLRGKKLNVLPKELFELTNLEFLNLSLNNLTSIPNEISKLTKLRYLNLEKNQITTVPSALSQLKNLQDLNLSKNPLNEFPVELVNIISLRRLKLYDTEISKIPSKFNGKSIEFAKWSKLAYLNLNSNYLKDLPANLCNLWSLRRIDLGNNVLNKIPKFIIKAKNLEILDLEQNYIKSLDIIWEKLPNLKKLYLWENKLKDVVDEIGELKNLEVLYLSDNQITKIPNSIGKLTKLKELYLYGNKLKQLPKEIDNLSNLTILDVGTNSIDNLPNFLNLTNLKELHLKHNKISDLPTNLFKLNSLEELGLGHNQLLEIPKVVFQLTHLKKLYLWENKISEVPEEIANLVNLEVLEIQDGVLESLPESIGKLTKLKTLSLWNNKLESLPKEISKLSELKELNITNNQVTSLPKEMGKMANLEKLHCRENLLSDIPVEVTKISGLKSLGLGKNKLTSIPKEIGNLTNLKELYLWENQILELPKEIGNLVNLELLELQFNQISYLPEEIGNLVNLKKLFLWNNQLTNLPSTIANLQKIKSLNLTDNKLQGLPKEIGKMENLEELHLRGNQLVTIPVELGNLISLKSLGLGLNQLTSIPAEIGNLANLEKLYLWNNQLTKVPPELGQLTKLKLLELNDNKLSSIPEELGDLPNLEEILLYNNNLNSVTGFRKNLTIHL, from the coding sequence ATGACAAGTAAAACAGCACAAGAGCTAATTAATGAAGCAAAAGAAACTAAAGCTAGAAAACTAAATCTTAGAGGTAAAAAGTTAAATGTTTTACCAAAAGAACTATTTGAATTAACTAACTTGGAATTTCTAAACCTTAGCTTAAATAATCTTACTAGTATTCCTAATGAAATTTCTAAACTAACTAAATTAAGATACTTAAATTTAGAAAAAAACCAAATAACTACTGTACCTTCAGCACTTAGCCAACTAAAAAACTTACAAGACTTAAATTTATCAAAAAATCCATTAAATGAATTTCCTGTAGAGTTAGTTAATATTATTAGCTTAAGAAGATTAAAATTATATGATACAGAAATTAGCAAAATTCCTAGTAAGTTTAATGGTAAATCTATAGAGTTTGCTAAGTGGTCTAAGCTTGCATACTTAAACCTAAATAGTAATTACTTAAAAGATTTACCCGCTAACCTATGTAATTTGTGGAGTTTAAGAAGAATAGATTTAGGCAACAATGTTCTTAATAAAATACCTAAATTTATTATTAAAGCAAAAAACTTAGAAATATTGGATTTAGAACAAAATTATATTAAGTCTTTAGATATAATTTGGGAGAAACTACCTAACTTAAAAAAATTATATCTTTGGGAAAATAAGTTAAAAGATGTTGTTGATGAAATAGGAGAATTAAAAAATTTAGAAGTTTTATACCTATCCGATAACCAAATAACCAAAATACCAAATAGCATTGGAAAACTAACAAAACTAAAAGAATTATATCTTTATGGTAACAAACTTAAACAATTACCTAAAGAAATAGATAATCTTAGTAACTTGACTATTTTGGATGTAGGCACTAATTCAATAGATAATTTGCCAAATTTCTTAAACTTAACAAACTTAAAAGAACTCCATCTAAAACATAACAAGATTTCTGACTTACCAACTAACTTATTTAAATTGAATAGTTTAGAGGAGTTAGGGCTAGGACATAATCAGCTATTAGAAATCCCTAAAGTAGTTTTTCAATTAACACACTTAAAAAAACTATATCTTTGGGAAAATAAAATTTCAGAAGTTCCAGAAGAAATTGCTAATTTAGTAAATTTAGAAGTCTTAGAAATACAAGATGGTGTCCTAGAGAGTCTGCCAGAATCGATTGGTAAATTAACAAAATTAAAGACTCTTTCATTATGGAACAATAAGCTAGAGAGTTTACCCAAAGAAATAAGTAAATTAAGTGAGTTAAAAGAGCTAAATATTACTAATAATCAAGTTACTAGCCTTCCTAAAGAAATGGGGAAAATGGCAAATTTAGAAAAACTTCATTGTAGAGAAAATTTGCTTAGTGATATTCCCGTAGAAGTTACTAAAATATCAGGCTTAAAGTCTCTTGGATTAGGCAAAAATAAATTAACTAGTATCCCTAAAGAAATAGGCAATCTAACTAACTTAAAAGAGCTATATTTATGGGAAAACCAAATATTAGAATTACCAAAAGAGATAGGAAATTTAGTTAATTTAGAACTATTGGAATTACAATTTAATCAAATAAGCTACTTACCTGAAGAAATAGGAAATTTAGTTAATTTGAAAAAGCTTTTTTTGTGGAATAATCAGCTTACCAATCTTCCTTCAACAATAGCTAACTTACAGAAAATAAAAAGTTTAAACTTAACAGATAATAAGCTTCAAGGTTTGCCAAAAGAAATTGGCAAAATGGAAAACTTAGAGGAATTACACTTAAGAGGAAATCAATTAGTAACTATTCCAGTGGAACTAGGAAATTTAATTAGTCTAAAATCATTAGGTCTTGGGTTAAATCAGTTAACTTCAATTCCAGCAGAAATAGGAAATTTAGCTAATTTAGAAAAACTTTATTTGTGGAACAATCAGCTTACCAAAGTTCCACCAGAACTAGGTCAATTAACGAAACTGAAACTACTAGAATTAAATGATAATAAATTAAGTAGCATTCCAGAAGAGCTAGGTGATTTACCTAATTTAGAAGAAATATTGCTATATAATAATAACTTAAACAGTGTTACAGGCTTTCGCAAAAACTTAACTATTCATCTTTAA
- a CDS encoding RNA recognition motif domain-containing protein has product MTEPKKILTMENLPLGMTSSELREMLKPLGQVSWAYVKAPEDGRLNQTAYLEMATEKEASKVIVKWNGGELNKHVLRVKYVAADFDLSKMSDSWRQSRPPKKISTSAVKELIENEETLDNSTKEVTENSFGTASKTKAYTMNDLIELKPKIALSSKYDRDAQDYSSNPPLTLEKSVENPKENHPSNSSNPFFWFMVIFSILAITGLSFIIYFFWHKL; this is encoded by the coding sequence ATGACAGAACCAAAAAAAATCTTAACTATGGAAAACTTGCCTCTAGGGATGACTTCATCTGAGCTAAGAGAGATGTTAAAGCCTTTAGGACAAGTAAGTTGGGCGTATGTTAAAGCTCCTGAAGATGGTAGACTTAATCAAACCGCTTATTTAGAAATGGCTACAGAAAAAGAGGCTAGTAAAGTAATAGTTAAGTGGAATGGAGGAGAGCTTAATAAACATGTTTTACGTGTTAAATATGTCGCAGCAGATTTTGACCTCTCTAAAATGAGCGATTCTTGGCGACAAAGCCGACCTCCTAAAAAGATAAGTACAAGTGCAGTAAAAGAACTTATTGAAAATGAAGAAACTTTAGATAATTCAACCAAAGAAGTAACAGAAAATAGTTTTGGTACAGCTAGTAAAACTAAAGCTTATACTATGAATGATTTAATAGAGCTTAAACCGAAAATAGCCCTTAGTTCTAAATATGATAGAGATGCTCAAGACTATAGCTCAAATCCACCATTAACTCTTGAAAAAAGTGTCGAAAACCCAAAAGAAAATCACCCGTCCAACTCTAGCAATCCATTTTTTTGGTTTATGGTTATATTTTCAATATTAGCAATTACAGGCTTATCTTTTATAATTTACTTTTTTTGGCACAAATTATAA
- a CDS encoding fructose-bisphosphatase class III yields the protein MSTTKSQIDTKPLPPLPFTEETLTQLRFLSKLYPTTDDALAQIAHLKSVLTLPKGTIHIVSDVHGEFKKLKHIINNASGSLRPLVEETFGDRLSEEEKLNLLNLIYYPRETFANLSTELSNRQARSAFLRRTIRLEFELLRKLASEYSQKTLEKFFPDPYKILFRELLFEPLMNRKEEYFNAIFDELVRHNKDLDVLGLAAHVVRNLLVSELIVAGDLGDRGPRIDRVIDYIMRQPTVNITWGNHDVSWMGACLGQDACIATVMRVSLRYRRLSQLEEGYGIPAAPLEKLARTVYADDPVTRFNCKGEGLRDPQLMARMQKAISIIQFKLEGQTVLRNPEYKMENRNLLHRINPIEKTVEIEGKTYPLLDDHFPTIDWSDPYKLSPEEEACINRLRQSFLLSPMLWRQMSYVAQHGAMYLRRDHNLIFHGCVPVDEQGNFLSMFIDGNNYEGKTLFDVLNIVVQRAFRNKAEKDVDMLWYLWTGELSPMFGKDKMATFETYFIADKATHKETKNPYFKLIHTKDFCERIFTEFGISPSEGLIVNGHVPVKLEQGESPLKKSGKAITIDGAFSEAYGDKGYTLILDANRTYLAQHHHFESVTDAITQGSDIIPKIEDVRVYENPRRVGDTEKGEEIRREIETIEQLIKAYRENVITEQQPIRN from the coding sequence ATGAGTACCACCAAAAGCCAAATTGATACTAAACCCTTGCCTCCTCTACCATTTACAGAAGAAACTTTGACCCAACTAAGATTTTTAAGCAAACTTTACCCAACAACTGATGACGCATTAGCACAAATTGCCCATCTTAAATCTGTTTTAACCTTGCCAAAAGGTACAATTCATATTGTTAGTGATGTACATGGTGAATTTAAGAAATTAAAACATATTATTAACAACGCTTCTGGCTCACTACGTCCATTAGTTGAAGAAACTTTTGGTGATCGTTTGAGCGAAGAAGAAAAATTAAATCTACTTAATTTAATTTATTATCCTAGAGAAACATTTGCTAATCTATCAACTGAACTTTCTAATAGACAAGCTAGAAGTGCGTTCCTTCGTCGTACTATCCGATTAGAGTTTGAGTTACTGCGCAAATTAGCTAGTGAATATAGTCAAAAAACTTTAGAAAAATTCTTTCCAGATCCTTATAAAATTCTTTTTAGAGAACTGCTTTTTGAACCCTTAATGAACCGCAAAGAAGAATATTTTAATGCTATTTTTGATGAACTAGTAAGACATAATAAGGATTTAGACGTATTAGGACTAGCAGCGCATGTTGTGCGTAATTTGTTAGTTTCAGAATTAATTGTAGCTGGTGATTTAGGTGATCGTGGCCCACGTATTGACCGAGTAATTGATTACATTATGCGCCAACCAACAGTCAATATCACTTGGGGAAATCATGATGTTTCTTGGATGGGAGCTTGTCTTGGGCAAGATGCTTGTATTGCAACTGTGATGAGGGTTTCGCTTCGTTATCGTCGTTTATCACAACTTGAAGAAGGCTATGGTATTCCTGCGGCACCACTAGAAAAACTGGCTCGAACCGTTTACGCCGATGATCCTGTAACTAGGTTTAATTGCAAAGGTGAAGGTTTAAGAGATCCTCAACTAATGGCTAGGATGCAAAAGGCTATCTCTATCATTCAATTTAAATTAGAAGGCCAAACAGTGCTGCGCAATCCTGAATATAAAATGGAGAATCGCAATCTTTTACATAGAATTAATCCTATAGAAAAAACAGTAGAAATTGAGGGAAAGACTTATCCACTGCTAGACGATCATTTCCCAACAATTGATTGGTCAGATCCTTATAAACTTTCTCCTGAAGAAGAAGCTTGTATAAATCGCTTGCGTCAGTCTTTCTTACTTAGTCCAATGCTTTGGAGACAAATGAGCTATGTAGCACAACATGGAGCAATGTATTTGCGCCGTGACCATAATTTAATTTTCCATGGCTGTGTTCCTGTTGATGAACAAGGCAATTTTTTAAGTATGTTTATTGATGGCAATAACTATGAAGGTAAAACACTGTTTGATGTGCTTAATATAGTAGTACAGCGGGCTTTTCGCAACAAAGCAGAAAAAGATGTAGATATGCTTTGGTATTTATGGACAGGCGAGCTTTCCCCAATGTTTGGAAAAGATAAAATGGCAACTTTTGAGACTTATTTTATAGCTGACAAAGCTACTCATAAAGAAACCAAAAATCCATACTTTAAGTTAATTCATACAAAAGACTTTTGTGAAAGAATCTTTACAGAATTTGGTATTTCTCCTTCAGAAGGATTAATTGTTAATGGTCATGTTCCTGTAAAACTTGAGCAAGGTGAAAGTCCCCTGAAAAAAAGCGGCAAAGCTATAACAATTGATGGTGCTTTTTCTGAAGCTTATGGAGACAAAGGTTATACACTTATTTTAGATGCTAACCGAACTTATCTTGCACAACACCATCATTTTGAATCAGTTACAGATGCAATTACACAGGGATCAGATATTATTCCTAAAATTGAAGATGTAAGAGTTTATGAAAATCCTCGTCGGGTAGGTGATACGGAAAAAGGCGAAGAAATTCGCCGAGAAATTGAAACCATAGAACAATTAATTAAAGCTTATAGGGAAAATGTTATAACTGAACAACAACCTATTAGAAATTAA
- a CDS encoding carboxypeptidase regulatory-like domain-containing protein translates to MQINKIFLPLLILALLPTQTNATPKKLLILKHKRAIQTTTGTLVGTVIDEKLQPISGVLVKVINVNNGFSFGRRTSLDGTYRIDFLPAGTYDITAQADGYQPNMLSKFLVEVNREKIIKPPPIVLVPLVSPTVTNTPSYKFTSKYIPSS, encoded by the coding sequence ATGCAAATTAACAAAATATTTTTGCCTTTGCTAATTTTGGCTTTGTTGCCAACACAAACTAACGCAACGCCAAAAAAGCTTTTGATCTTAAAACACAAAAGAGCTATTCAAACTACTACAGGAACTTTGGTTGGAACTGTAATTGATGAAAAATTACAACCAATTAGCGGGGTTTTAGTAAAGGTAATTAATGTAAATAATGGTTTTAGCTTTGGTCGGCGAACTAGTTTAGATGGAACTTATCGCATAGACTTTTTACCCGCAGGTACTTATGACATTACGGCTCAAGCCGATGGCTATCAGCCAAATATGCTTTCAAAATTCCTAGTCGAAGTTAATCGGGAAAAAATCATTAAACCACCTCCAATTGTTCTAGTCCCTCTAGTTTCTCCAACTGTCACAAATACACCATCCTACAAATTTACCTCAAAATATATTCCTTCAAGCTAA
- a CDS encoding tetratricopeptide repeat protein codes for MNSEEYYNLGKKFFEQKDYQQAVNYFEQIINLDKTKYSQDIIILTAYKNLGNDFYDRGYYDKALENYNKAIELNPDYALAYNNRGIIYYSEERLGKAIANFNKALVLDPNFTMAYNNKALAYHKRKWFKAAVKLYSKAIDLDPNYATAYFNRGITYHKKKFFDLAIKDYSKAIELKSNYLLAHFNRALVYTTILEIDKAIADYSKEIEINPISTISYHNRAALYSDRGQFREALQDFNKVIEIDPKNAMAYYNRSIVYKRAGQIDLANQDLDIAKRLDPKQYT; via the coding sequence ATGAATAGCGAAGAATATTATAATTTAGGAAAAAAATTTTTTGAGCAAAAAGATTATCAACAAGCTGTTAATTATTTTGAGCAAATAATTAATCTTGATAAAACAAAATATTCACAAGACATTATAATTTTAACTGCATATAAAAACTTAGGTAATGATTTTTATGATCGTGGTTACTATGATAAAGCTTTAGAAAACTATAATAAAGCTATTGAACTTAATCCAGATTATGCACTTGCTTATAACAATAGAGGGATTATTTATTATTCTGAAGAAAGATTAGGAAAAGCTATCGCTAACTTCAACAAAGCATTGGTGTTAGATCCAAATTTTACAATGGCTTATAACAATAAAGCCCTAGCCTATCATAAAAGAAAATGGTTTAAGGCCGCAGTTAAACTTTATTCTAAAGCCATTGATTTAGATCCAAACTATGCAACAGCTTATTTTAATCGCGGTATAACCTATCATAAAAAGAAATTTTTTGATTTAGCTATAAAAGATTATTCTAAAGCTATTGAACTAAAATCAAATTACTTATTAGCTCATTTTAATCGTGCTTTAGTCTATACAACAATTTTGGAGATAGATAAAGCAATAGCTGATTATTCTAAGGAAATAGAAATAAACCCAATATCTACTATATCTTACCACAACCGCGCCGCTCTTTATTCTGATAGGGGCCAATTTAGAGAAGCACTTCAGGATTTTAATAAAGTGATAGAAATTGACCCTAAAAATGCTATGGCTTATTACAATCGCTCCATAGTTTATAAAAGAGCAGGACAAATTGATTTAGCTAATCAAGATCTTGATATTGCTAAAAGATTAGACCCAAAGCAATATACTTAA